TCCGTCATGGTTTTGTCGGAACGGAACATCTGTTGCTTGGCCTGATAAACCTGGGCCAAGGCACAGCCTTCACTGTCTTAAGCCAGCTTGGCATGAGTTTCGAAGCCGTGCGCCTGGAGGTGGAGAAGCACCTGCCCATGGGTCCCGAGCAGAGTATCACGGAAACAATCCCTTATTCACCACGGACGAATAAGGTTCTGTCTCTCGCTGCCAGGGAAGCCAAGGCACTGGATCATACCTATGTGGGCACGGAGCATATACTACTGGGTTTGCTTCAGGAAGGTGCAGGAGTTGGCGCAATCGTCCTTAAAAAATTTGGCGTCGATGCAGCACAAACTCGTTCGGAAATTTTAAAGGTATTAAAGCCGGACAAAAACAAGGCTTGAACCACCACCTCTAATCACAAATGCAACGCATAATTGGATTCATTGCGCCTGGATTATAGCTTTCCTAACATGAAACTTGGAATCATCAACAGCGCCTTTCAGCAGGCCGGTGTGGACACCGCCACCGGCCTCAAGCACATTTCACGGATCGGTTTCGACACGGTTGACGTTTTTACTGAAGCGATTGGCATCTCCAAAAAGGAGATCAGCCTCGTCGCAAATACCACGAGCAAACTCGATTTACCCATCGTCTCTCTACCCGTGGTTGCCGTCGGCCTTGTCGATTTCAACGATCCCGTTCGGGCTTTCCACGTTGAACGATGCAAAAGGTTCATCGACCTTGCCAAAATCTGGGGCGCAAAGAACATCCTGCTCGTGGTGGGTGAATACATCTGGCAGCGCGAAGTCATTCCCGCCGGAGAGCAATGGAAATGGGGTATTGAAACCTGCCGCATTCTCGGCGATTACGCTGATAAGAAGAAAATCGATATCGCTCTGGAATTGGAACCTTTTCGTTTGAGTTTGCTGAACAACGTGAAGGAGATGATTCGCTTCGTTGACGAGTGCAATCATCCGCGCGTAAGGGCAAATATTGATATCAGTCACCTGGTCCTTTCGGATACGGGTCCGGCTGAATTGAAAAAGCTGAAAGGCAAAGCCATCCATGTTCATCTCAGCGATTGCGATGGGAAAGTTCATGGTGATCTTCCTCCCGGACGAGGAGTGGTGAAATTTGCTCCGTATCTTCAGGCGATAAAGGAACTCAACATGGATGATGGAGTGGTTTCCATTGAACTTGAATATGCTCCTGATCCATCAAGGATTGTCGAATGGGTCGAGGAAGCTTATCGTGAAACCGCGAAGCTTATGGACATGGTGGGGCTGAGAACGTAAGCTCTTTTCATCCATCATTAACAAACAATTTACGGCTGTATTTCGCGAAGGGCTGCAACTTATTATATTCAAATGAGAATTGGTTTTTTGACTGACGCTAATGTGGATCGTCTTGACTGGGCTCGCCAGCAAGGTTTTGGATCCATTGCCTGGAACCGCTTTGATGGCAGTCTTGCCGGCCCGCAACACTCAAACTGGAAACCGTTCGCTGAACAATTCGCCTCTGAGACAAAGTCCCGGAACATCCGGATATCGACCATCGGAGCGCTGTATAAGAATCCACTGGATACCAAACAGAGCGAATATGCGCGTTCAGTTTTTCTGCGTGCCATCGAAGTAGCTGCTCATATTGGCGTTAAAACCGTTTCCGGTTTTCCGGGCGCGGTGATTGAAATGGAAGTTAATCCGAAAGGGGAAAACCCGGTTTATAAACCTTTCGAACCATTCCTCCCTCGACTGCTCGCATTTTGGGAACCGATTGCGCGCTTCGCTGCCGACAAAGGTGTGCGCATTGCCTTCGAGAATTGCCCCATGGGCTTCTATCACCTGCCGATCATGGGCTTTAACATGCTCGCCCAACCAGCCATGTGGGAACGACTCTTTAATGAAACAAAGTGCGAAAACATCGGCATTGAATGGGATGCCAGCCATTTGATGTGTCAATTGATTGATCCCGTTACCAACATCCACAAGTTCGGCACTAAAATATTCCACGTTCATGCCAAGGATGCCTATATCGACCGCCATACAATGGAAGTTTATGGCATCTGTCATCCGGGCGTGGCTGAACATAGGTTTCCTGGATTAGGCCAGGCTAACTGGGCAGAAATTGTGCATGCCCTGCTCCGCGCAGGATACGATTCAGACCTGAATCTCGAAGGTTGGCATGATCCGGTTTATCGTGACCATGGTTCCGCGGCGCCAACCGATGTGCACCTTGCTTCGGTCGATCACCAGACAGGACAGAAACTGGAAGAGACTGGCTTACTGATTGGCAAACGCACTTTGGAGCCATACGTGCCCAAGGAAACCTGAGCTGCTAAGCCTGCACGGTGGCAGGCACTTCCGGTTTAATTTGTCGGGAAAGTCCCAGCGAGAGCCCTGCGATAATCGCAACGCATCCCCAGAATTGCCCCCAGTGCAGAGTTTCATGCAGCCAAACGGCAGCTATGGCAACCCCGGCGACGGGTTGCATGAAAACCGTCAATGCCACCACATTCACGTCTGTTTCTTTGATCACGGCAAACCAGACCGCATAACCAATGGAAGTGCATATCGTGGCCATATAAAAGATGAACCACCAATATTTTAAAGGCATCGCGCGCGCGGCCGCAAAAGTTTGAGGGCCATCAATCAGCAAGTTGGTGATGGTTCCCGCAACCAGGGCGATGGTAAGAATCTTCATGATGCTGGCCCGCTCGATTAGTGGCTTGCCCATAATTGAATAAATCGCCTCGCAAATGAACGAGGAGATAAAGATTAGGCTCGCGGTCAATCCTGCCATTTGAAAGCCTGCTCCAAAGAGCCCGTTCAGCAGTGCGACTCCGAGCATTCCCAATCCAAACCCCATCAACCGGCGCGGACCAATGTGTTCCCGCAAAAAAATTGCAGCCGCCACGGAGGTGACGATCGGTTCCATCGCCATCAACACCGACGAGTTTCCCGCAGTGCTGATTTTATTTCCATAAACCTGTATGCGATGACCCAACATAAAGACAATGATTCCCATGACGATTGTCTTTACCAGATCCCAACCTCGCGGCGCCTTGCCTGGCAGCCAGGGCCAAAGGAGCAGCAAAATCAATGTCCCCATGCCAAAGCGAAGGGTCACGATGCCGCCGGGTGCAAGATAAGGCTCCAGTGCTTTGTAAATTGAAAGCGATGCTGCCCACCCACAATTCAACAGAATTAAAATAATTAAATACGATTGTCTCATCTGAAAATAGCCGCTGTGTAAGGAAAAAGCAGCCGCGCTAGCGCGTGCTGGACTTCGCTGGCACTTGTAACAAGACAATCATATTGAACGTGTTTGGAAACAAGGGAGAAGAAATATTACTTCGCACTGGATTGTCCACCCGATTGCACCCGGTAACGTTCATGCGTATAAAGCTCATCAGCACTCTGGTAAAGAGCCATGGCATCCTTTTCAATTTCCAAATCAGCTGCGTCCGGGCTGGTAATCTTCTTCATGCCCTCGGTTTTTGGATCGCCATGGTAAAATTCTGAACTCTTAAACATATTGAGCACCACCATACGGTTGTCACGCATCATGCCGATATCACGATTATGATTCAGCAACACACGGCCACCTTCAGGGGGGCTGTGCAACAAATCGCGTCCAAAGAACATGGTTTGATACGGACGGCCCAACATTCCAAGGATGGTTGGAGTTACGTCCAATGAACCTCCCAAGCGGGAAACACGACTGGGTTCCTTGACGACCGCCGGACCAACAACGAGCATGGGAATTTCATAGGAATGAATTGGAATGCTCTGGCTCCCATAAACCCGCGCTCCATGATCGGCCACGACTACGAAAATGGTATTATCATAGAATGATTCCTTCTTCACCGCGTGAAAGAATCGGCCCAACGCATAATCTGCATATTTCACGGCAAAATCACGTTGATGATAATCGGGGTTTTCAGCGATCCGTCCTTTCGGATAGGTAAAAGGTTTATGATTGGAAACTGAAAGCACGGTGGCAAAGAATGGTTTTCCAGTCGCAGCCATGACGCGAAATTCTTCGATGGAGCGGTCATACAGATCTTCATCGCAGACGCCCCAGATCGTAGTAAAGGTCGGATGTTCAAAATGCTTCTGCTCCACGAACCGGTCGTAACCGTTATTCATGGCGAACGATCGCATACCGTCGAAAACGCCGCGCCCACCGTAAAGGAAAATGGTGTTGTACCCGTCCCGCTTCAAAACCCGGGCGATCGTCTCCACATTTTCAGAACGGTCCCGTTTGACGATGGAATCCCCTGGTAAGGGCGGGAAGGAGGAAAGTACACCCTCAAAACCACGCACAGTCCGGTTGCCTGAAGCAAACAGGTTTTCAAAGAGCATCCCCTCCTCCCGGGCGAGTTGATCCATGAAAGGAGTGCACGTATTTGTTCGACCGAGACAGCCCCAAAACTCCGATCCCAAACTTTCTTCCAGCAGGATAACTACATTGAGCCTTGGCTTTTCAGTGCTGCCCGCGATGCTTCGCTGGAATGCATCAGGTTTATCCACGAATTTCGAGTTCGGCTCAATCACCAGCGTTTTGGTCCGCTGAAGTGCTTCATCTGCCGGCAGAGTTTTGTAATATGCGGTATAATCCAGATTATGTGTCCAGGCTGCCGCAGCGAAGGCCACCTGGCCATTATTCGCGACTTCATTCAGCAATCTTTCATTACTGAACCGGTATTCGCGAAATCCCACCGTGGGTGTTAAAATCACCACGGCTGCAACCGCGCCAAACCAGACGAGAGCGCGTTGCTTGAGCGAAGTTGGTGTGTCCCAAACTGGACGGGTGATTTTGTTGATCAGGAAGAGCAGACCGGCCGCAACCAGGCAGCAAATGGCGGCGATTTTTCCAACCGGATAATCCTGCCAGATATTGGTGAAGACCTCATATGGATAAAGGAGGTAATCCACTGCGACCGTGTTGAACCTGGACTTAAACTCTTCGAAAAAATAATATTCGGAAAATAAGAGAAAAATCTGAACCATCCAGAAGAGAAATAGAACCGTCTTCAGCAGAAATCGATGCCAGGAGGCGCGAAACCATCGATCCGGCAGGATGGCCAACCAGGTTATTAGAGGCAGGCAAAGCAACAGCGCGACGAAAATATCGAGATGAAGTCCTATCAATAACGCTTTCACCAAATCTCCCCCTCCGGAGGGCAGTGGCGGCTTAAATGTGAAAAAGAGAACGAGTCTAAGAACAAAAAAACAGACAAGCAGGCTTACAAAATTAAATCCCACTAGTGTAAAACGGGACTGTTTCCACTTCCGTCCCGACGTTTTCGCGGAATTCTCTGTGTTCAAAGGTGGCATGACATTTTAGTACGAATAATCGTGACCCCTGACCCATCTATAAAGGTGAGCCCGGTCGTCGCAGACTATTCGCTTAATGCGATGGTGAGTCAAGCTTATGGCGGGATTGTGAAGAGATGTTAACGAGATTGGCGTTTACACTGCGAAGTCCTAATTGTTAAGATGGTAATTCACTCAAACATGAAGAAGTGGTTGATAATCATAGTAGTATTGGCGGCAGGCGGTGCCGGTTATTTTTATTGGAATAAGAATTCCAAAGCCAGGCCGGCAGGCCAGTCCCCTGCCCGCCCCACCACCGCCATCGTGGAATCGCGGAGCATTCAATTCGTCCTCACCTCGGCCGGTGACATTGGGCCAGCGGACCAGGTTTCAGTGCGACCGGAAATAAATGGGCGCATATCTCTGTTGCCAGTGGACATCGGCGACCAGGTGAAGAAAGGCGAACTGCTTTTTGCTCTGGATGATCAGGACCTTCAGACAGATCGGGCTTCCCGCCTGACCGATATTGAAGGGGCCAAGCTTACGGTCGAGAAGACGCATCGCAATTACGAGCGAAACCAACGACTTAGCGAAGCAAAGTTGATTTCCCAGGAAGTTTTCGACGACGGCAAAACCGATTATGACCTGGCTCAAAATGCCTTGGAACGTTCCCAAAAAGCGTTGCGAGTCGTAGACGACCAGCTCTCCAAGACACGAATTGTGGCCCCGTTTGATTGCACCGTTTTGACCCGCCCGATTTCCATCGGCCAGGCCGTCTCTGGCTCAGGTGGTTTCAATAGCGGCACCGAAGTCATGACCATTGCCAACCTGAAGGAAATGATCGTCAACGCACACGTGAATCAAGCCGACGTGACCCGCATGAAAATGGGCCAAACTGTCGATATTGAGGTCGAAGCTGTCCCCGGGCTTAAGTTTAAAGGAACGGTCCAACGCATTGCGCCCCAGGCGACCATTAAAAACAACATCAAAGGGTTTGCCGCTCAAATATTCCTGAAGAATATCGATCCGCGTGTTCGTCCCGGCATGACGGCCAACCTCACTATCCCGCTCATTTCCGCTGACAACGTTCTGGCAGTCCCGCTGGCAGCAGTTTTTACGGAACAGGGAGATCGCTATGTTTACGTTAAGAAGGAGGATAATTTTGAAGTTCGCCCCATTCAAATAGGAGTGGCGGACTTTCAATACGCCGAAATAGTGGATGGGCTGGCCTCCGGAGAAACCGTTTCGCTGGTCAGGCCCAGTGATGTTCCTGAGCCGAATCCAGGCAAAAAGAAGAAGAAAAAGGCTGACGATGCCAAGGTCAAAGCGGCGCAAAATACCACGGACAAGACCACTAACACTGCCAGTTCAGGAAAACGGGCCGTTCTTTGACGTTTAGTAATTATGGCTCTCGTTGAAGTTCGAAACATCAGCAAGCTTTATCACCTCGGCGGTGAGGAGATTCGTGCGCTGGATGATGTTTCGCTGGACATCGATGGCGGAGAATTTATTTCCATCATTGGCCCCTCTGGCAGTGGCAAATCCACGCTGATGCATATCCTTGGTTGCCTCGATTCGCCTACCAAAGGCACCATCAGACTGGATGGCACCATGATCGAAAACGCCACCCCGCATCAATTAGCCGGCATTCGCAATCGCAAGATCGGGTTCGTTTTCCAGTTCTTCAATCTCCTCCCTAAACTGACGGTCCTGCAAAATGTGGAATTGCCCATGATCTACAGCGGCTATTCCGCCCGGGAACGCGTTATACGAGCGATGGAAGCACTTAAATTGGTGGGCTTGGAAAACCGCAGCAAACACCGTCCCATGCAGATCTCCGGCGGTCAGCAGCAACGCGTCGCCATTGCCCGCGCCCTGGTGAACAATCCGAAAATTGTGTTTGCCGATGAACCCACCGGCAATCTGGATTCCCACACTGGCGAAGCGATTTTGGAATTATTTCGCAAGCTGAGCCAGGAAGGACGCACGATCGCACTGGTGACGCACGATCCTGAAATTGCTGCCGTTACTCCCCGCCGCATTGAAATTCGGGACGGCAAAATCGCCAAGGAAGTGGATGCCCGGCTGGCGGGGCTCGATCGCAAACCCTCACCCACCGAAGGAGCCCGACCATGAATTTATTGAATGCCATAGTGGTGGGCTTCAAGGAAATCTGGGCTCATAAATTCCGGTCCCTGCTCACGATGCTTGGAATCATTCTGGGAGTTGCCAGTTTGGTGGGCATGTCTGCGCTGGTGAAAGGCATGGAAAACGGGATGAAAGAATCCTTGATTGCCATCGGCGGTGTGGAACGCGTGCGATTGGAGGAGAATGATATTCCTGCCTACCAACAGTATCTGGCCGATCAGGCGGTTGGTTGCACCATGAATGATGTCTATGCGTTGGAGAAAAGCGCGCCGTTAATCAAGATGGTGACGCCCGAAATGCGGGTTCGTGACGGCATGATGACGCATGGAAATAAGAGTTACAATGCCTGGATATTCAGTGGCACCTGGCCGAATGCGCTGGAGATGAATCAACACACGGTTGAATACGGACGCATGTTCAATGACATTGACGATGAGCAGGCGCGCAACGTCTGTGTCATCGGCACTGCCGTTCGCGATGCTCTTTTCGGAGCCCCCGAGCAAATCGGGTATGAGTATAATCCCGTAGGCGAGCAAATTAACATCAAGGGACAACCTTTTATCATCATCGGAATGTTCCAGCAGTATGAGAGCGAGCAGGAACGGAAGTTTCGAGAATACATCAAGGAGCATCCGCCTGAAGCCGGCAACACAAATAGTCCGGCTCGCAGTAAGGGTTGGGGCGGGAAGCGGAGCAGCAGCTTTGTGTTCACGATGAAGAATAACACGGTATATATCCCTTTGAATACCATGTGGGTGAAGTTCCGTTCGACGGCTGGTTCCAATAATATTCCCGATCCGCGTCTTTCCAGCATGGCGGTAAAAGTTGCGGACGTGGATCAAATGGACCAGGCCATCCAGCAAGCCCACAACGTGTTGATGAGCACGCACAAGGGTATCGAAGATTTTGCCTTCCAAACGCAGGAGGACTGGGCGGAAAACATCGGCAAGGCGATTAAGAATGCCCGTATGAGTGGCGGTATCATTGCGGCCATCAGTTTGCTGGTGGGTGGCATTGGCATCATGAACATCATGCTCGCGAGCATCACCGAGCGCATTCGTGAAATAGGCATCCGCAAGGCTATTGGCGCAACCTTTAGCGACGTTTTTATCCAAATCCTTGTTGAAAGCGTGGTTATCGCTGTCATTGGGGGTGCCGCGGGTTTGCTCGCTTCACTCGCACTGGTAAATCTGCTCTCGGCTATTTCTCCCACGGACAATACTCCGGTGATTACCCTAAACTCCATGGTTATGGCGTTTGCCTTCAGTGTTGGGATTGGTATCCTGGCTGGGCTCATTCCGGCATTCAAGGCAGCCAAACTCGACCCCATCCAGGCGCTGCGTTATGAGTAATCCGCCGTTGTGGTAGCCAAAGCCATCCAAAAATGCTATCCTTTTGAGCTAAACAAGCCGTTGACAACGTATGCCGTTCGGCTACCGTTACCGGCTCTGAATTACTAAATAGAGATAATTTATGCCGAATACAAAGTCAGCTGAACGCCGCATGCGGAATAGTGCCCGCAAACAAAAGAATAACCGCAGCACCACCACGCGGTTGCATACTCTCGAGAAGAATTACCTGCAACTCGTGACCGCAGGCAAGAAGGACGAGGCTACCAAGGCTTATCAAGCAGTGACCTCCGCTCTGGACAAAGCCGCCAAGACTGGCACCGTCCACCGGTCCACCGCCAGCCGCAAGAAGTCCCGTTTGGCTCTCCGCCTGAACAAGGTGAAGTAATTCATTTTACCAAAAGGCGTCTGCTCCCGCGCAGACGCCTTTTTTCTTTATCAAGGCTGCCTCCCCCGCCCGGTGCCCGAAGACGATAATGTTTGAAGGGGTATGGCAAAG
This genomic stretch from Pedosphaera parvula Ellin514 harbors:
- a CDS encoding sugar phosphate isomerase/epimerase family protein; translation: MKLGIINSAFQQAGVDTATGLKHISRIGFDTVDVFTEAIGISKKEISLVANTTSKLDLPIVSLPVVAVGLVDFNDPVRAFHVERCKRFIDLAKIWGAKNILLVVGEYIWQREVIPAGEQWKWGIETCRILGDYADKKKIDIALELEPFRLSLLNNVKEMIRFVDECNHPRVRANIDISHLVLSDTGPAELKKLKGKAIHVHLSDCDGKVHGDLPPGRGVVKFAPYLQAIKELNMDDGVVSIELEYAPDPSRIVEWVEEAYRETAKLMDMVGLRT
- a CDS encoding sugar phosphate isomerase/epimerase family protein, whose translation is MRIGFLTDANVDRLDWARQQGFGSIAWNRFDGSLAGPQHSNWKPFAEQFASETKSRNIRISTIGALYKNPLDTKQSEYARSVFLRAIEVAAHIGVKTVSGFPGAVIEMEVNPKGENPVYKPFEPFLPRLLAFWEPIARFAADKGVRIAFENCPMGFYHLPIMGFNMLAQPAMWERLFNETKCENIGIEWDASHLMCQLIDPVTNIHKFGTKIFHVHAKDAYIDRHTMEVYGICHPGVAEHRFPGLGQANWAEIVHALLRAGYDSDLNLEGWHDPVYRDHGSAAPTDVHLASVDHQTGQKLEETGLLIGKRTLEPYVPKET
- a CDS encoding DMT family transporter, translating into MRQSYLIILILLNCGWAASLSIYKALEPYLAPGGIVTLRFGMGTLILLLLWPWLPGKAPRGWDLVKTIVMGIIVFMLGHRIQVYGNKISTAGNSSVLMAMEPIVTSVAAAIFLREHIGPRRLMGFGLGMLGVALLNGLFGAGFQMAGLTASLIFISSFICEAIYSIMGKPLIERASIMKILTIALVAGTITNLLIDGPQTFAAARAMPLKYWWFIFYMATICTSIGYAVWFAVIKETDVNVVALTVFMQPVAGVAIAAVWLHETLHWGQFWGCVAIIAGLSLGLSRQIKPEVPATVQA
- a CDS encoding LTA synthase family protein; the protein is MKALLIGLHLDIFVALLLCLPLITWLAILPDRWFRASWHRFLLKTVLFLFWMVQIFLLFSEYYFFEEFKSRFNTVAVDYLLYPYEVFTNIWQDYPVGKIAAICCLVAAGLLFLINKITRPVWDTPTSLKQRALVWFGAVAAVVILTPTVGFREYRFSNERLLNEVANNGQVAFAAAAWTHNLDYTAYYKTLPADEALQRTKTLVIEPNSKFVDKPDAFQRSIAGSTEKPRLNVVILLEESLGSEFWGCLGRTNTCTPFMDQLAREEGMLFENLFASGNRTVRGFEGVLSSFPPLPGDSIVKRDRSENVETIARVLKRDGYNTIFLYGGRGVFDGMRSFAMNNGYDRFVEQKHFEHPTFTTIWGVCDEDLYDRSIEEFRVMAATGKPFFATVLSVSNHKPFTYPKGRIAENPDYHQRDFAVKYADYALGRFFHAVKKESFYDNTIFVVVADHGARVYGSQSIPIHSYEIPMLVVGPAVVKEPSRVSRLGGSLDVTPTILGMLGRPYQTMFFGRDLLHSPPEGGRVLLNHNRDIGMMRDNRMVVLNMFKSSEFYHGDPKTEGMKKITSPDAADLEIEKDAMALYQSADELYTHERYRVQSGGQSSAK
- a CDS encoding efflux RND transporter periplasmic adaptor subunit, which codes for MKKWLIIIVVLAAGGAGYFYWNKNSKARPAGQSPARPTTAIVESRSIQFVLTSAGDIGPADQVSVRPEINGRISLLPVDIGDQVKKGELLFALDDQDLQTDRASRLTDIEGAKLTVEKTHRNYERNQRLSEAKLISQEVFDDGKTDYDLAQNALERSQKALRVVDDQLSKTRIVAPFDCTVLTRPISIGQAVSGSGGFNSGTEVMTIANLKEMIVNAHVNQADVTRMKMGQTVDIEVEAVPGLKFKGTVQRIAPQATIKNNIKGFAAQIFLKNIDPRVRPGMTANLTIPLISADNVLAVPLAAVFTEQGDRYVYVKKEDNFEVRPIQIGVADFQYAEIVDGLASGETVSLVRPSDVPEPNPGKKKKKKADDAKVKAAQNTTDKTTNTASSGKRAVL
- a CDS encoding ABC transporter ATP-binding protein, with product MALVEVRNISKLYHLGGEEIRALDDVSLDIDGGEFISIIGPSGSGKSTLMHILGCLDSPTKGTIRLDGTMIENATPHQLAGIRNRKIGFVFQFFNLLPKLTVLQNVELPMIYSGYSARERVIRAMEALKLVGLENRSKHRPMQISGGQQQRVAIARALVNNPKIVFADEPTGNLDSHTGEAILELFRKLSQEGRTIALVTHDPEIAAVTPRRIEIRDGKIAKEVDARLAGLDRKPSPTEGARP
- a CDS encoding ABC transporter permease, translated to MNLLNAIVVGFKEIWAHKFRSLLTMLGIILGVASLVGMSALVKGMENGMKESLIAIGGVERVRLEENDIPAYQQYLADQAVGCTMNDVYALEKSAPLIKMVTPEMRVRDGMMTHGNKSYNAWIFSGTWPNALEMNQHTVEYGRMFNDIDDEQARNVCVIGTAVRDALFGAPEQIGYEYNPVGEQINIKGQPFIIIGMFQQYESEQERKFREYIKEHPPEAGNTNSPARSKGWGGKRSSSFVFTMKNNTVYIPLNTMWVKFRSTAGSNNIPDPRLSSMAVKVADVDQMDQAIQQAHNVLMSTHKGIEDFAFQTQEDWAENIGKAIKNARMSGGIIAAISLLVGGIGIMNIMLASITERIREIGIRKAIGATFSDVFIQILVESVVIAVIGGAAGLLASLALVNLLSAISPTDNTPVITLNSMVMAFAFSVGIGILAGLIPAFKAAKLDPIQALRYE
- the rpsT gene encoding 30S ribosomal protein S20; translated protein: MPNTKSAERRMRNSARKQKNNRSTTTRLHTLEKNYLQLVTAGKKDEATKAYQAVTSALDKAAKTGTVHRSTASRKKSRLALRLNKVK